A section of the Larus michahellis chromosome 1, bLarMic1.1, whole genome shotgun sequence genome encodes:
- the LOC141737735 gene encoding histone H1.03-like: MSETAPVAAPDVAAAPAAAPAKATAAKKPKKAAGGSKARKPTGPSVTELITKAVSASKERKGLSLAALKKALAAGGYDVEKSNSRIKLGLKSLVSKGTLVQTKGTGASGSFRLSKKPGEVKEKAPKKRAAPAKPKKPAAKKPASTAKKPKKAVTAKKSPKKVKKPVVAAAKKAAKSPKKVAKAAKPKKVVAAAKSPAKAKAVKPKAAKPKAAKPKAAKAKKAAPKKK, translated from the coding sequence ATGTCCGAGACTGCGCCCGTTGCCGCGCCCGACGTCGCCGCCGCTCCGGCTGCGGCCCCAGCGAAAGCTACGGCCGCTAAGAAACCGAAGAAAGCGGCGGGTGGCTCTAAAGCCCGCAAACCCACCGGCCCCAGCGTCACCGAGCTGATCACCAAGGCCGTCTCCGCCTCCAAGGAGCGCAAGGGGCTCTCCCTCGCCGCGCTCAAGAAGGCGCTGGCTGCCGGCGGCTATGATGTTGAAAAGAGTAATAGCCGCATCAAGCTGGGGCTCAAGAGCCTCGTCAGCAAGGGCACGCTGGTGCAGACTAAGGGCACCGGCGCCTCTGGCTCCTTCCGCCTCAGCAAGAAACCCGGAGAAGTGAAGGAAAAAGCCCCCAAGAAACGGGCAGCCCCGGCCAAGCCCAAGAAGCCGGCAGCCAAGAAGCCCGCCAGCACTGCCAAGAAGCCCAAGAAAGCGGTGACGGCAAAGAAGAGCCCCAAGAAAGTTAAGAAGCCGGTGGTtgctgctgccaagaaagcagctaAGAGCCCCAAGAAGGTAGCGAAGGCTGCCAAGCCCAAGAAGGTGGTGGCAGCAGCGAAGAGCCCGGCCAAAGCGAAGGCGGTGAAGCCGAAAGCGGCCAAGCCCAAGGCGGCCAAGCCGAAAGCGGCCAAGGCGAAGAAGGCGGCGcccaagaagaaataa
- the LOC141737734 gene encoding histone H4, which yields MSGRGKGGKGLGKGGAKRHRKVLRDNIQGITKPAIRRLARRGGVKRISGLIYEETRGVLKVFLENVIRDAVTYTEHAKRKTVTAMDVVYALKRQGRTLYGFGG from the coding sequence ATGTCTGGCAGAGGCAAGGGCGGGAAGGGGCTCGGCAAGGGGGGCGCCAAGCGCCACCGCAAGGTGCTGCGCGACAACATCCAGGGCATCACCAAGCCGGCCATCCGCCGCCTGGCTCGGCGCGGCGGCGTCAAGCGCATCTCGGGGCTCATCTACGAGGAGACGCGCGGCGTTCTCAAGGTCTTTCTGGAGAACGTGATCCGCGACGCCGTCACCTACACCGAGCACGCTAAGAGGAAGACGGTCACGGCCATGGACGTGGTGTACGCTCTCAAGCGACAGGGGCGCACCCTCTACGGCTTCGGCGGCTAA
- the LOC141737731 gene encoding histone H4 — protein MSGRGKGGKGLGKGGAKRHRKVLRDNIQGITKPAIRRLARRGGVKRISGLIYEETRGVLKVFLENVIRDAVTYTEHAKRKTVTAMDVVYALKRQGRTLYGFGG, from the coding sequence ATGTCTGGCAGAGGCAAGGGCGGGAAGGGGCTCGGCAAGGGTGGTGCCAAGCGCCACCGCAAGGTGCTGCGCGACAACATTCAGGGCATCACCAAGCCGGCCATCCGCCGCCTGGCTCGGCGCGGCGGCGTCAAGCGCATCTCGGGGCTCATCTACGAGGAGACGCGCGGCGTTCTCAAGGTCTTTCTGGAGAACGTGATCCGCGACGCCGTCACCTACACCGAGCACGCTAAGAGGAAGACGGTCACGGCCATGGACGTGGTGTACGCTCTCAAGCGACAGGGGCGCACCCTCTACGGCTTCGGCGGCTAA
- the LOC141737729 gene encoding histone H2B 1/2/3/4/6 — protein sequence MPEPAKSAPAPKKGSKKAVTKTQKKGDKKRKKSRKESYSIYVYKVLKQVHPDTGISSKAMGIMNSFVNDIFERIAGEASRLAHYNKRSTITSREIQTAVRLLLPGELAKHAVSEGTKAVTKYTSSK from the coding sequence ATGCCTGAGCCGGCCAAGTCCGCTCCCGCGCCCAAGAAGGGCTCCAAGAAAGCGGTGACCAAGACGCAGAAGAAGGGCGACAAGAAGCGCAAGAAGAGCCGCAAGGAGAGCTACTCCATCTACGTGTAcaaggtgctgaagcaggtgcACCCCGACACGGGCATCTCGTCCAAGGCCATGGGCATCATGAACTCGTTCGTCAACGACATCTTCGAGCGCATCGCCGGCGAGGCCTCGCGCCTGGCGCACTACAACAAGCGCTCCACCATCACCTCGCGGGAGATCCAGACGGCCGTGCGGCTCCTGCTGCCCGGCGAGCTGGCCAAGCACGCTGTCTCCGAGGGCACCAAGGCTGTCACCAAGTACACCAGCTCCAAGTAG
- the LOC141737728 gene encoding histone H2A.J codes for MSGRGKQGGKVRAKAKSRSSRAGLQFPVGRVHRLLRKGNYAERVGAGAPVYMAAVLEYLTAEILELAGNAARDNKKTRIIPRHLQLAIRNDEELNKLLGKVTIAQGGVLPNIQAVLLPKKTESHKAKSK; via the coding sequence ATGTCGGGCCGCGGGAAGCAGGGAGGTAAAGTCCGAGCCAAGGCCAAGTCGCGCTCGTCGCGGGCCGGGCTGCAGTTCCCCGTGGGCCGCGTCCATCGTCTCCTCCGGAAAGGTAACTATGCCGAGCGGGTGGGCGCTGGAGCGCCCGTCTACATGGCGGCTGTGCTGGAGTACCTGACGGCCGAGATCCTGGAGCTGGCGGGCAACGCGGCCCGCGACAACAAGAAGACGCGCATCATCCCCCGCCACCTGCAGCTGGCCATCCGCAACGACGAGGAGCTCAACAAGCTGCTGGGCAAGGTGACGATCGCGCAGGGCGGGGTGCTGCCCAACATCCAGGCCGTGCTGCTGCCCAAGAAGACCGAGAGTCACAAGGCCAAGAGCAAATAA
- the LOC141737732 gene encoding histone H3 has translation MARTKQTARKSTGGKAPRKQLATKAARKSAPATGGVKKPHRYRPGTVALREIRRYQKSTELLIRKLPFQRLVREIAQDFKTDLRFQSSAVMALQEASEAYLVGLFEDTNLCAIHAKRVTIMPKDIQLARRIRGERA, from the coding sequence ATGGCGCGTACGAAGCAGACAGCGCGTAAGTCGACAGGCGGGAAGGCGCCCCGCAAGCAGCTGGCCACCAAGGCGGCCCGCAAGAGCGCGCCGGCCACGGGCGGCGTGAAGAAGCCGCACCGCTACCGGCCCGGCACGGTGGCGCTGCGCGAGATCCGGCGCTACCAGAAGTCGACGGAGCTGCTGATCCGCAAGCTGCCCTTCCAGCGCCTGGTGCGCGAGATCGCGCAGGACTTCAAGACCGACCTGCGCTTCCAGAGCTCGGCCGTCATGGCGCTGCAGGAGGCCAGCGAGGCCTACCTGGTGGGGCTCTTCGAGGACACCAACCTCTGCGCCATCCACGCCAAGCGTGTCACCATCATGCCCAAGGACATCCAGCTGGCCCGACGCATCCGCGGAGAGCGCGCCTGA
- the LOC141737730 gene encoding histone H1.01-like: MSETAPAAAPTVAAPAAKAAAKKPKKAAGGSKARKPAGPSVTELITKAVSASKERKGLSLAALKKALAAGGYDVEKNNSRIKLGLKSLVSKGTLVQTKGTGASGSFRLSKKPGEVKEKAPKKRATAAKPKKPAAKKPASAAKKPKKAAAVKKSPKKAKKPAATATKKAAKSPKKATKAAKPKKAAAAAKSPAKAKAVKPKAAKPKAAKPKAAKAKKAAPKK; encoded by the coding sequence ATGTCGGAgaccgctcccgccgccgctcccacCGTCGCGGCCCCCGCCGCTAAGGCCGCCGCCAAGAAGCCGAAGAAAGCGGCGGGCGGCTCCAAAGCCCGCAAACCCGCCGGCCCCAGCGTCACCGAGCTGATCACCAAGGCCGTCTCCGCCTCCAAGGAGCGCAAGGGGCTCTCCCTCGCCGCGCTCAAGAAGGCGCTGGCCGCCGGCGGCTACGATGTGGAGAAGAACAACAGCCGCATCAAGCTGGGGCTCAAGAGTCTCGTCAGCAAGGGCACGCTGGTGCAGACCAAGGGCACCGGCGCCTCCGGCTCCTTCCGCCTCAGTAAGAAGCCCGGAGAAGTGAAGGAAAAAGCCCCCAAGAAGCGGGCGACTGCGGCCAAGCCCAAGAAGCCGGCAGCCAAGAAGCCCGCCAGCGCCGCCAAGAAGCCCAAGAAGGCGGCGGCCGTGAAGAAGAGCCCCAAGAAAGCCAAGAAGCCGGCGGCCACCGCGACCAAGAAAGCGGCCAAGAGCCCCAAGAAGGCGACCAAGGCTGCCAAGCCCAagaaggcggcggcagcagcgaaGAGCCCGGCTAAGGCGAAGGCAGTGAAGCCCAAAGCAGCCAAGCCCAAGGCGGCCAAGCCGAAAGCAGCCAAGGCAAAGAAGGCGGCGCCCAAGAAGTGA